A single Dreissena polymorpha isolate Duluth1 chromosome 14, UMN_Dpol_1.0, whole genome shotgun sequence DNA region contains:
- the LOC127857215 gene encoding uncharacterized protein LOC127857215 encodes MSIDQLKESYLDDRTGNILAPNRDNTQQQLETNKQDKLSVTSNGNGREPKVNKLKLSKSSSASKCDAASVGKSNPVLSRSEKSESALQKNKNDVNDNSTRKDPNVESQPLAEYIQQKTGKSLSLEVVKLPKERKEKVVHSQKPLVIDLTEDENIPAPVIKSTSQEKSFKNPIEATKETSDQAIKPNENVSESSKPIKSAMPLNNNANQPMKSFEALSKQAGQFETGSHQEKLGQGKQWTQARTQSTGPAQQAGFKPATSLMHQSLQADIQARNELAKKLEKQKALVATVKMSQLPDKGERLMSTVETMATTLADLDHKLKVKVAQLNSQNVASANSEGSVSSAPNPHQSSQTVPKQPQVIRVYPVGP; translated from the exons ATGAGTATTGATCAGCTGAAGGAGAGTTATCTAGATGACAGAACTGGGAACATACTGGCCCCTAACAGAGACAATACCCAGCAACAACTTGAGACCAATAAACAAGATAAACTGTCTGTAACGAGCAATGGTAATGGTCGTGAGCCTAAAGTTAATAAGCTGAAATTAAGCAAGTCATCAAGTGCTTCTAAATGCGATGCTGCCTCTGTTGGTAAAAGTAACCCAGTGTTGAGTAGGTCAGAAAAGTCAGAGAGCGCTCTgcagaaaaataaaaatgatgtcaaCGACAACAGTACCAGAAAAGATCCTAATGTTGAATCACAGCCATTAGCAGAGTATATACAGCAAAAGACAGGTAAAAGCTTGTCTCTTGAAGTAGTAAAGTTACCAAAAGAAAGGAAAGAGAAAGTTGTTCATTCTCAGAAGCCACTGGTTATTGATTTGACAGAAGATGAAAACATACCTGCACCTGTTATAAAAAGCACCAGTCAGGAGAAGTCCTTTAAGAATCCCATAGAAGCTACCAAAGAGACTTCAGATCAGGCTATAAAGCCTAATGAAAATGTATCAGAATCATCTAAGCCAATCAAATCTGCAATGCCACTGAATAATAAtgcaaatcagccaatgaaatcgTTTGAAGCATTAAGCAAGCAGGCTGGTCAGTTTGAGACTGGTTCACATCAGGAAAAGCTTGGACAGGGTAAACAGTGGACACAGGCAAGGACCCAGTCTACTGGGCCAGCTCAGCAGGCTGGTTTCAAACCTGCAACATCCCTGATGCACCAGTCTCTCCAGGCTGATATCCAGGCACGCAATGAGCTGGCAAAGAAGCTTGAAAAGCAAAAG GCCTTGGTAGCAACAGTAAAGATGTCCCAGCTTCCGGACAAGGGTGAGAGGCTGATGTCAACAGTGGAAACTATGGCAACCACTCTAGCTGACCTTGATCACAAGCTGAAGGTCAAGGTCGCTCAGCTAAACAGTCAGAACGTTGCCTCAGCGAATAGTGAAGGTTCAGTCAGTTCAG CACCCAACCCACACCAGTCGTCACAGACTGTTCCCAAACAGCCCCAGGTGATCCGGGTCTACCCGGTGGGACCGTAG
- the LOC127857817 gene encoding antiviral innate immune response receptor RIG-I-like isoform X2, with product MTTVLNIKGEAHIAKMASYEQLDEATLEFRMTMWRSDIENCFKNSDIVTKFGQYGLLQQEEVSRLLDMYEQKSSLYAAKRMLQIMYTKTQQRKWHTFVSAIEEAGYEFVVSRLVADEVEIAEERERGKHLLLFFGPHLENKVDPIELIASLLQRQVIKQEDAERITNVTNNKSKAEGIRVLLQRIQMYMKPHKWWNAFINSLCETGYEDIARLLEPDYLCCKALGEECESEDDALELTMEEKMEVEPSSDLNCQPLTSEQTNSMNSMNDLTAKQAEHVPITSINCNADRTEFNLKELNIKPDNDKTFDRDENLADDCDEMNDRNSDFGGSDVEDDVDDNLKRNRDLNDQIQRAYTLEDYQEELAEKAVCGHNTIICAETGTGKTWVALHIIDKHLSKAVPGSRKAVFMANQAVLIKQQSNRLKKFLPQYRTKLITGEGDESRILDAFIPDNDILCFTPQILLNSLESGNISSLSKCSLLVFDECHHTKGDAPYARLARRYLQEKSKSNVKLPQIVGLTASIGVGRARSKDEAVEHILRICACLDVTPPLSTVVKNRNNYEKFVNTPKEETIKMVVKNPDPCKHVLLKAMEETEDIMQGMILFQSSLVDLFEEKRPNERESQAYNNWTVEMMNAAQQRVGDAEIARDISACAVYLNVYNSALEVNNLLRVLDVVKYLALKHEGEFKGKHKHTETEKRLFDSLRAVQTQLSKLNKDKEADNPNVHTISKQLQDMLQEKGDDSRAIVFVKARATCQALAAFLDKDLQAFGIRARPLFGKQSKGADEGMTESVQTETVEKFRDGHYKVMVCTSVGTEGIDVPDCNIVINYNYSGDEITKIQMKGRSRKKGATHVMVGDDKLLEQEMVNAYKVDLMRKAMVDIQNLNASNIQYKIRMFQENEKKKFLLKDECSKAKKICSEVDDIEVRCKHCNEFGCFVSDLRKLDCHYFVVDADFRSKVTRKPDTPRKFDGIEIKVIMDCPKCTKMWGHVGQREQTELYLLKLAQFKFVRTANGEAFIYRKWADVPFQIPELKPGDISKLYGN from the exons ATGACAACAG ttttaaatatcaAAGGAGAAGCTCATATTGCAAAAATGGCTTCCTACGAACAGTTGGACGAGGCTACTTTAGAGTTCAGAATGACGATGTGGAGGTCCGATATAGAAAACTGTTTTAAGAATTCGGATATAGTTACAAAATTTGGACAGTATGGCCTTTTGCAACAAG AAGAAGTTTCGAGACTGTTGGACATGTATGAACAAAAATCGTCATTATACGCAGCAAAAAGAATGCTTCAAATTATGTACACAAAAACTCAACAAAGGAAATGGCATACATTCGTCAGTGCTATTGAAGAAGCAG GCTACGAATTCGTTGTGTCTCGACTTGTGGCGGATGAAGTTGAAATTGCGGAAGAAAGAGAACGAGGAAAGCATCTTTTGCTCTTTTTCGGACCGCACCTGGAGAACAAAGTCGATCCAATTGAGTTAATTGCTTCATTACTCCAACGGCAAGTCATAAAACAAGAAGATGCAGAAAGGATAACAAATGTTACAAACAACAAGTCAAAGGCAGAAGGAATAAGGGTATTActacagcgtatacaaatgtacatgaagCCACACAAGTGGTGGAATGCGTTCATCAATAGTTTGTGTGAGACGGGATATGAAGATATTGCTCGTCTTCTGGAACCCGACTATCTGTGCTGTAAAGCATTag GAGAGGAATGCGAATCAGAAGATGATGCGTTGGAACTCACCATGGAag AAAAAATGGAAGTTGAGCCCAGCAGTGATCTTAATTGCCAGCCTTTGACATCTGAGCAAACGAATTCAATGAACAGCATGAATGATCTAACAGCTAAGCAAGCCGAACACGTTCCTATCACTAGCATCAACTGCAATGCAGATCGAACTGAATTCAACTTGAAAGAGCTTAACATCAAACCCGACAATGACAAAACGTTCGACAGAG ATGAGAATCTTGCCGACGACTGTGATGAAATGAATGACAGGAACTCGGACTTTGGTGGGAGTGACGTAGAGGACGATGTAGACGACA ACTTAAAGAGGAATCGCGACCTGAACGACCAAATCCAAAGAGCATACACGCTTGAAGACTACCAAGAGGAGTTAGCTGAAAAAGCTGTTTGCGGACATAACACGATAATCTGCGCCGAGACTGGAACGGGAAAGACCTGGGTCGCGCTTCATATCATCGACAAGCATCTGTCAAAAGCCGTACCGG GGAGTCGTAAGGCTGTCTTCATGGCAAATCAAGCAGTCTTGATAAAGCAGCAGTCGAATCGATTGAAAAAGTTCTTGCCGCAATACCGC aCAAAGCTTATAACAGGAGAGGGTGACGAATCTAGAATACTGGACGCCTTTATTCCCGACAATGATATACTCTGTTTTACTCCACAAATTTTACTGAATAGTCTTGAGAGTGGAAACATATCCAGTCTCTCGAAATGTTCTCTTCTTGTCTTCGACGAATGCCACCACACTAAGGGAGATGCCCCTTACGCGAGGCTTGCAAGAAGGTATTTACAGGAGAAGAGTAAATCAAACGTAAAACTGCCACAG ATTGTGGGTTTAACGGCCTCTATTGGGGTTGGAAGGGCAAGGTCGAAAGACGAAGCAGTTGAGCATATTTTACGGATTTGTGCTTGTCTGGACGTTACACCACCGCTATCCACAGTTGTGAAAAATCGAAATAACTACGAGAAGTTTGTAAACACGCCCAAAGAAG aGACAATTAAGATGGTTGTGAAGAATCCTGACCCATGCAAACATGTTTTGCTTAAGGCCATGGAAGAAACCGAGGACATAATGCAAG GAATGATACTGTTTCAAAGCAGTCTGGTAGACCTTTTCGAAGAAAAGCGCCCAAATGAGCGCGAATCGCAGGCGTACAACAACTGGACCGTGGAAATGATGAACGCAGCACAGCAACGAGTCGGTGACGCAGAAATTGCACGGGATATCAGCGCATGTGCCGTGTACCTAAAT GTATACAATTCTGCCTTAGAAGTTAATAATCTGCTCCGAGTCCTCGATGTGGTTAAATATCTTGCTTTGAAACACGAAGGCGAATTTAAGGGAAAACACAAGCACACAGAAACAGAAAAGCGATTATTTGATAGTCTTCGTG CTGTCCAGACACAACTGTCGAAATTGAACAAAGACAAGGAAGCAGATAATCCAAATGTGCACACAATCAGTAAGCAGCTTCAGGATATGCTCCAAGAGAAAGGAGACGATTCGCGTGCAATAGTGTTTGTAAAGGCGAGAGCAACATGCCAAGCATTGGCTGCATTCCTTGACAAGGATTTACAGGCCTTCGGTATACGCGCCAGACCTTTGTTTGGGAAACAATCTAAAGGCGCAGATGAAG GTATGACCGAGAGCGTTCAAACTGAAACCGTAGAGAAATTCAGAGACGGGCACTACAAGGTGATGGTCTGTACATCAGTGGGTACAGAGGGCATTGACGTACCGGATTGCAACATCGTCATCAACTACAACTATTCTGGGGATGAAATCACAAAGATTCAAATGAAAG GGAGAAGCAGAAAGAAAGGGGCCACTCATGTTATGGTAGGCGATGATAAACTACTAGAACAGGAAATGGTCAACGCGTATAAAGTGGATTTGATGCGCAAAGCAATGGTTGATATTCAGAATCTTAATGCATCAAACATCCAGTACAAGATCAGGATGTTTcaggaaaatgaaaaaaagaaatttcTTCTCAAGGATGAATGTTCGAAAGCAAAGAAAATCTGTTCCGAAGTAGATGACATCGAAGTTCGTTGCAAACATTGTAATGAATTTGGATGTTTTGTGTCGGATCTCCGAAAATTGGATTGCCACTACTTTGTAGTAGATGCGGACTTTAGAAGCAAGGTCACACGGAAGCCTGATACCCCGAGGAAATTCGATGGGATTGAAATTAAGGTAATCATGGACTGTCCTAAATGTACCAAAATGTGGGGACATGTTGGACAAAGAGAGCAAACCGAGCTTTATCTTCTCAAACTTGCACAATTCAAGTTTGTAAGGACGGCGAATGGAGAAGCATTCATTTATAGAAAGTGGGCAGATGTCCCATTCCAAATTCCAGAGTTGAAACCAGGCGATATTTCAAAACTGTACGGAAACTGA
- the LOC127857817 gene encoding antiviral innate immune response receptor RIG-I-like isoform X3: MASYEQLDEATLEFRMTMWRSDIENCFKNSDIVTKFGQYGLLQQEEVSRLLDMYEQKSSLYAAKRMLQIMYTKTQQRKWHTFVSAIEEAGYEFVVSRLVADEVEIAEERERGKHLLLFFGPHLENKVDPIELIASLLQRQVIKQEDAERITNVTNNKSKAEGIRVLLQRIQMYMKPHKWWNAFINSLCETGYEDIARLLEPDYLCCKALGEECESEDDALELTMEEKMEVEPSSDLNCQPLTSEQTNSMNSMNDLTAKQAEHVPITSINCNADRTEFNLKELNIKPDNDKTFDRDENLADDCDEMNDRNSDFGGSDVEDDVDDNLKRNRDLNDQIQRAYTLEDYQEELAEKAVCGHNTIICAETGTGKTWVALHIIDKHLSKAVPGSRKAVFMANQAVLIKQQSNRLKKFLPQYRTKLITGEGDESRILDAFIPDNDILCFTPQILLNSLESGNISSLSKCSLLVFDECHHTKGDAPYARLARRYLQEKSKSNVKLPQIVGLTASIGVGRARSKDEAVEHILRICACLDVTPPLSTVVKNRNNYEKFVNTPKEETIKMVVKNPDPCKHVLLKAMEETEDIMQGMILFQSSLVDLFEEKRPNERESQAYNNWTVEMMNAAQQRVGDAEIARDISACAVYLNVYNSALEVNNLLRVLDVVKYLALKHEGEFKGKHKHTETEKRLFDSLRAVQTQLSKLNKDKEADNPNVHTISKQLQDMLQEKGDDSRAIVFVKARATCQALAAFLDKDLQAFGIRARPLFGKQSKGADEGMTESVQTETVEKFRDGHYKVMVCTSVGTEGIDVPDCNIVINYNYSGDEITKIQMKGRSRKKGATHVMVGDDKLLEQEMVNAYKVDLMRKAMVDIQNLNASNIQYKIRMFQENEKKKFLLKDECSKAKKICSEVDDIEVRCKHCNEFGCFVSDLRKLDCHYFVVDADFRSKVTRKPDTPRKFDGIEIKVIMDCPKCTKMWGHVGQREQTELYLLKLAQFKFVRTANGEAFIYRKWADVPFQIPELKPGDISKLYGN, translated from the exons ATGGCTTCCTACGAACAGTTGGACGAGGCTACTTTAGAGTTCAGAATGACGATGTGGAGGTCCGATATAGAAAACTGTTTTAAGAATTCGGATATAGTTACAAAATTTGGACAGTATGGCCTTTTGCAACAAG AAGAAGTTTCGAGACTGTTGGACATGTATGAACAAAAATCGTCATTATACGCAGCAAAAAGAATGCTTCAAATTATGTACACAAAAACTCAACAAAGGAAATGGCATACATTCGTCAGTGCTATTGAAGAAGCAG GCTACGAATTCGTTGTGTCTCGACTTGTGGCGGATGAAGTTGAAATTGCGGAAGAAAGAGAACGAGGAAAGCATCTTTTGCTCTTTTTCGGACCGCACCTGGAGAACAAAGTCGATCCAATTGAGTTAATTGCTTCATTACTCCAACGGCAAGTCATAAAACAAGAAGATGCAGAAAGGATAACAAATGTTACAAACAACAAGTCAAAGGCAGAAGGAATAAGGGTATTActacagcgtatacaaatgtacatgaagCCACACAAGTGGTGGAATGCGTTCATCAATAGTTTGTGTGAGACGGGATATGAAGATATTGCTCGTCTTCTGGAACCCGACTATCTGTGCTGTAAAGCATTag GAGAGGAATGCGAATCAGAAGATGATGCGTTGGAACTCACCATGGAag AAAAAATGGAAGTTGAGCCCAGCAGTGATCTTAATTGCCAGCCTTTGACATCTGAGCAAACGAATTCAATGAACAGCATGAATGATCTAACAGCTAAGCAAGCCGAACACGTTCCTATCACTAGCATCAACTGCAATGCAGATCGAACTGAATTCAACTTGAAAGAGCTTAACATCAAACCCGACAATGACAAAACGTTCGACAGAG ATGAGAATCTTGCCGACGACTGTGATGAAATGAATGACAGGAACTCGGACTTTGGTGGGAGTGACGTAGAGGACGATGTAGACGACA ACTTAAAGAGGAATCGCGACCTGAACGACCAAATCCAAAGAGCATACACGCTTGAAGACTACCAAGAGGAGTTAGCTGAAAAAGCTGTTTGCGGACATAACACGATAATCTGCGCCGAGACTGGAACGGGAAAGACCTGGGTCGCGCTTCATATCATCGACAAGCATCTGTCAAAAGCCGTACCGG GGAGTCGTAAGGCTGTCTTCATGGCAAATCAAGCAGTCTTGATAAAGCAGCAGTCGAATCGATTGAAAAAGTTCTTGCCGCAATACCGC aCAAAGCTTATAACAGGAGAGGGTGACGAATCTAGAATACTGGACGCCTTTATTCCCGACAATGATATACTCTGTTTTACTCCACAAATTTTACTGAATAGTCTTGAGAGTGGAAACATATCCAGTCTCTCGAAATGTTCTCTTCTTGTCTTCGACGAATGCCACCACACTAAGGGAGATGCCCCTTACGCGAGGCTTGCAAGAAGGTATTTACAGGAGAAGAGTAAATCAAACGTAAAACTGCCACAG ATTGTGGGTTTAACGGCCTCTATTGGGGTTGGAAGGGCAAGGTCGAAAGACGAAGCAGTTGAGCATATTTTACGGATTTGTGCTTGTCTGGACGTTACACCACCGCTATCCACAGTTGTGAAAAATCGAAATAACTACGAGAAGTTTGTAAACACGCCCAAAGAAG aGACAATTAAGATGGTTGTGAAGAATCCTGACCCATGCAAACATGTTTTGCTTAAGGCCATGGAAGAAACCGAGGACATAATGCAAG GAATGATACTGTTTCAAAGCAGTCTGGTAGACCTTTTCGAAGAAAAGCGCCCAAATGAGCGCGAATCGCAGGCGTACAACAACTGGACCGTGGAAATGATGAACGCAGCACAGCAACGAGTCGGTGACGCAGAAATTGCACGGGATATCAGCGCATGTGCCGTGTACCTAAAT GTATACAATTCTGCCTTAGAAGTTAATAATCTGCTCCGAGTCCTCGATGTGGTTAAATATCTTGCTTTGAAACACGAAGGCGAATTTAAGGGAAAACACAAGCACACAGAAACAGAAAAGCGATTATTTGATAGTCTTCGTG CTGTCCAGACACAACTGTCGAAATTGAACAAAGACAAGGAAGCAGATAATCCAAATGTGCACACAATCAGTAAGCAGCTTCAGGATATGCTCCAAGAGAAAGGAGACGATTCGCGTGCAATAGTGTTTGTAAAGGCGAGAGCAACATGCCAAGCATTGGCTGCATTCCTTGACAAGGATTTACAGGCCTTCGGTATACGCGCCAGACCTTTGTTTGGGAAACAATCTAAAGGCGCAGATGAAG GTATGACCGAGAGCGTTCAAACTGAAACCGTAGAGAAATTCAGAGACGGGCACTACAAGGTGATGGTCTGTACATCAGTGGGTACAGAGGGCATTGACGTACCGGATTGCAACATCGTCATCAACTACAACTATTCTGGGGATGAAATCACAAAGATTCAAATGAAAG GGAGAAGCAGAAAGAAAGGGGCCACTCATGTTATGGTAGGCGATGATAAACTACTAGAACAGGAAATGGTCAACGCGTATAAAGTGGATTTGATGCGCAAAGCAATGGTTGATATTCAGAATCTTAATGCATCAAACATCCAGTACAAGATCAGGATGTTTcaggaaaatgaaaaaaagaaatttcTTCTCAAGGATGAATGTTCGAAAGCAAAGAAAATCTGTTCCGAAGTAGATGACATCGAAGTTCGTTGCAAACATTGTAATGAATTTGGATGTTTTGTGTCGGATCTCCGAAAATTGGATTGCCACTACTTTGTAGTAGATGCGGACTTTAGAAGCAAGGTCACACGGAAGCCTGATACCCCGAGGAAATTCGATGGGATTGAAATTAAGGTAATCATGGACTGTCCTAAATGTACCAAAATGTGGGGACATGTTGGACAAAGAGAGCAAACCGAGCTTTATCTTCTCAAACTTGCACAATTCAAGTTTGTAAGGACGGCGAATGGAGAAGCATTCATTTATAGAAAGTGGGCAGATGTCCCATTCCAAATTCCAGAGTTGAAACCAGGCGATATTTCAAAACTGTACGGAAACTGA
- the LOC127857817 gene encoding antiviral innate immune response receptor RIG-I-like isoform X1, translated as MDNDVSAAVLNIKGEAHIAKMASYEQLDEATLEFRMTMWRSDIENCFKNSDIVTKFGQYGLLQQEEVSRLLDMYEQKSSLYAAKRMLQIMYTKTQQRKWHTFVSAIEEAGYEFVVSRLVADEVEIAEERERGKHLLLFFGPHLENKVDPIELIASLLQRQVIKQEDAERITNVTNNKSKAEGIRVLLQRIQMYMKPHKWWNAFINSLCETGYEDIARLLEPDYLCCKALGEECESEDDALELTMEEKMEVEPSSDLNCQPLTSEQTNSMNSMNDLTAKQAEHVPITSINCNADRTEFNLKELNIKPDNDKTFDRDENLADDCDEMNDRNSDFGGSDVEDDVDDNLKRNRDLNDQIQRAYTLEDYQEELAEKAVCGHNTIICAETGTGKTWVALHIIDKHLSKAVPGSRKAVFMANQAVLIKQQSNRLKKFLPQYRTKLITGEGDESRILDAFIPDNDILCFTPQILLNSLESGNISSLSKCSLLVFDECHHTKGDAPYARLARRYLQEKSKSNVKLPQIVGLTASIGVGRARSKDEAVEHILRICACLDVTPPLSTVVKNRNNYEKFVNTPKEETIKMVVKNPDPCKHVLLKAMEETEDIMQGMILFQSSLVDLFEEKRPNERESQAYNNWTVEMMNAAQQRVGDAEIARDISACAVYLNVYNSALEVNNLLRVLDVVKYLALKHEGEFKGKHKHTETEKRLFDSLRAVQTQLSKLNKDKEADNPNVHTISKQLQDMLQEKGDDSRAIVFVKARATCQALAAFLDKDLQAFGIRARPLFGKQSKGADEGMTESVQTETVEKFRDGHYKVMVCTSVGTEGIDVPDCNIVINYNYSGDEITKIQMKGRSRKKGATHVMVGDDKLLEQEMVNAYKVDLMRKAMVDIQNLNASNIQYKIRMFQENEKKKFLLKDECSKAKKICSEVDDIEVRCKHCNEFGCFVSDLRKLDCHYFVVDADFRSKVTRKPDTPRKFDGIEIKVIMDCPKCTKMWGHVGQREQTELYLLKLAQFKFVRTANGEAFIYRKWADVPFQIPELKPGDISKLYGN; from the exons ttttaaatatcaAAGGAGAAGCTCATATTGCAAAAATGGCTTCCTACGAACAGTTGGACGAGGCTACTTTAGAGTTCAGAATGACGATGTGGAGGTCCGATATAGAAAACTGTTTTAAGAATTCGGATATAGTTACAAAATTTGGACAGTATGGCCTTTTGCAACAAG AAGAAGTTTCGAGACTGTTGGACATGTATGAACAAAAATCGTCATTATACGCAGCAAAAAGAATGCTTCAAATTATGTACACAAAAACTCAACAAAGGAAATGGCATACATTCGTCAGTGCTATTGAAGAAGCAG GCTACGAATTCGTTGTGTCTCGACTTGTGGCGGATGAAGTTGAAATTGCGGAAGAAAGAGAACGAGGAAAGCATCTTTTGCTCTTTTTCGGACCGCACCTGGAGAACAAAGTCGATCCAATTGAGTTAATTGCTTCATTACTCCAACGGCAAGTCATAAAACAAGAAGATGCAGAAAGGATAACAAATGTTACAAACAACAAGTCAAAGGCAGAAGGAATAAGGGTATTActacagcgtatacaaatgtacatgaagCCACACAAGTGGTGGAATGCGTTCATCAATAGTTTGTGTGAGACGGGATATGAAGATATTGCTCGTCTTCTGGAACCCGACTATCTGTGCTGTAAAGCATTag GAGAGGAATGCGAATCAGAAGATGATGCGTTGGAACTCACCATGGAag AAAAAATGGAAGTTGAGCCCAGCAGTGATCTTAATTGCCAGCCTTTGACATCTGAGCAAACGAATTCAATGAACAGCATGAATGATCTAACAGCTAAGCAAGCCGAACACGTTCCTATCACTAGCATCAACTGCAATGCAGATCGAACTGAATTCAACTTGAAAGAGCTTAACATCAAACCCGACAATGACAAAACGTTCGACAGAG ATGAGAATCTTGCCGACGACTGTGATGAAATGAATGACAGGAACTCGGACTTTGGTGGGAGTGACGTAGAGGACGATGTAGACGACA ACTTAAAGAGGAATCGCGACCTGAACGACCAAATCCAAAGAGCATACACGCTTGAAGACTACCAAGAGGAGTTAGCTGAAAAAGCTGTTTGCGGACATAACACGATAATCTGCGCCGAGACTGGAACGGGAAAGACCTGGGTCGCGCTTCATATCATCGACAAGCATCTGTCAAAAGCCGTACCGG GGAGTCGTAAGGCTGTCTTCATGGCAAATCAAGCAGTCTTGATAAAGCAGCAGTCGAATCGATTGAAAAAGTTCTTGCCGCAATACCGC aCAAAGCTTATAACAGGAGAGGGTGACGAATCTAGAATACTGGACGCCTTTATTCCCGACAATGATATACTCTGTTTTACTCCACAAATTTTACTGAATAGTCTTGAGAGTGGAAACATATCCAGTCTCTCGAAATGTTCTCTTCTTGTCTTCGACGAATGCCACCACACTAAGGGAGATGCCCCTTACGCGAGGCTTGCAAGAAGGTATTTACAGGAGAAGAGTAAATCAAACGTAAAACTGCCACAG ATTGTGGGTTTAACGGCCTCTATTGGGGTTGGAAGGGCAAGGTCGAAAGACGAAGCAGTTGAGCATATTTTACGGATTTGTGCTTGTCTGGACGTTACACCACCGCTATCCACAGTTGTGAAAAATCGAAATAACTACGAGAAGTTTGTAAACACGCCCAAAGAAG aGACAATTAAGATGGTTGTGAAGAATCCTGACCCATGCAAACATGTTTTGCTTAAGGCCATGGAAGAAACCGAGGACATAATGCAAG GAATGATACTGTTTCAAAGCAGTCTGGTAGACCTTTTCGAAGAAAAGCGCCCAAATGAGCGCGAATCGCAGGCGTACAACAACTGGACCGTGGAAATGATGAACGCAGCACAGCAACGAGTCGGTGACGCAGAAATTGCACGGGATATCAGCGCATGTGCCGTGTACCTAAAT GTATACAATTCTGCCTTAGAAGTTAATAATCTGCTCCGAGTCCTCGATGTGGTTAAATATCTTGCTTTGAAACACGAAGGCGAATTTAAGGGAAAACACAAGCACACAGAAACAGAAAAGCGATTATTTGATAGTCTTCGTG CTGTCCAGACACAACTGTCGAAATTGAACAAAGACAAGGAAGCAGATAATCCAAATGTGCACACAATCAGTAAGCAGCTTCAGGATATGCTCCAAGAGAAAGGAGACGATTCGCGTGCAATAGTGTTTGTAAAGGCGAGAGCAACATGCCAAGCATTGGCTGCATTCCTTGACAAGGATTTACAGGCCTTCGGTATACGCGCCAGACCTTTGTTTGGGAAACAATCTAAAGGCGCAGATGAAG GTATGACCGAGAGCGTTCAAACTGAAACCGTAGAGAAATTCAGAGACGGGCACTACAAGGTGATGGTCTGTACATCAGTGGGTACAGAGGGCATTGACGTACCGGATTGCAACATCGTCATCAACTACAACTATTCTGGGGATGAAATCACAAAGATTCAAATGAAAG GGAGAAGCAGAAAGAAAGGGGCCACTCATGTTATGGTAGGCGATGATAAACTACTAGAACAGGAAATGGTCAACGCGTATAAAGTGGATTTGATGCGCAAAGCAATGGTTGATATTCAGAATCTTAATGCATCAAACATCCAGTACAAGATCAGGATGTTTcaggaaaatgaaaaaaagaaatttcTTCTCAAGGATGAATGTTCGAAAGCAAAGAAAATCTGTTCCGAAGTAGATGACATCGAAGTTCGTTGCAAACATTGTAATGAATTTGGATGTTTTGTGTCGGATCTCCGAAAATTGGATTGCCACTACTTTGTAGTAGATGCGGACTTTAGAAGCAAGGTCACACGGAAGCCTGATACCCCGAGGAAATTCGATGGGATTGAAATTAAGGTAATCATGGACTGTCCTAAATGTACCAAAATGTGGGGACATGTTGGACAAAGAGAGCAAACCGAGCTTTATCTTCTCAAACTTGCACAATTCAAGTTTGTAAGGACGGCGAATGGAGAAGCATTCATTTATAGAAAGTGGGCAGATGTCCCATTCCAAATTCCAGAGTTGAAACCAGGCGATATTTCAAAACTGTACGGAAACTGA